One region of Candidatus Peribacteraceae bacterium genomic DNA includes:
- a CDS encoding type II secretion system F family protein, which yields MATKNERKQSAFFSLLRSFLPFLSKGRGMASHTEGEEAGQDGEGKRGVAHRRRRHYKRHRKPVSHPEGKTKQDVEALLRQVDLDAMLGTANLELPPSLTPADAEAEPPPAEELSQTLLEDEESEPSIPAPPAAPPVPPVGGKKVEDTLRAVDLDAILGEIKPQHLREGELSSAEGGEGSASEEPRKGEFLPLTKEAPHAAVPPAEREKILSVEAHPTRPGQRQPGFWERFAFWRRSAAPGAHPALSRSKAAEVRMDIPLGADSAAPGKEKTAKAEEQPGAPVDLDAVLQAQEKDGGKFLQPQGGTFIRKQMLPPPSPGMQPAPLLSQAADAAPPRELTPEEKQQLEGMRKRQQEDEKALREQAEKHRKEEEAQKKKELEAAQQVQVPSTALPKKRLSLRSRENIFVGITNTLRHVGMGKERFQIIQNLATMLNAGLPLIDSLRTLQMETHNRQARALIQRIVDRVESGSPLWRAMQMEHFFTPDALALVRIGEEAGNLAENMQYLSGQQEKDEALRGKVKMAMIYPAIVLVLMIIVIMGLGMFVLPNLISVLSSLNVPLPLVTRLLIGFTNMFAEHGTTILPATIAISILLAILVKYTPLQIVFQWFIFRIPGIGALLWEATIARFGVIVGGLLQAGVPLVDSLRSLVDVTTIIAYQRFYQRLLDHILVGDSFSKSFAAIRGSNKLLPLSVQQLVMTGERTGSLSKIMLKIADIYEKKANETAQKLPVILEPMLLLFIGALVGTIAFAIIVPIYSIVGSVNQ from the coding sequence ATGGCAACAAAGAATGAGCGGAAACAGTCGGCATTCTTCTCGCTGCTACGGTCGTTCCTGCCGTTCCTCTCGAAAGGCAGGGGCATGGCAAGCCATACGGAAGGGGAGGAAGCCGGACAGGACGGGGAAGGGAAGCGGGGAGTGGCGCACCGCAGGCGCCGCCATTACAAGCGCCACCGGAAACCCGTGAGCCATCCGGAAGGGAAGACCAAGCAGGACGTGGAAGCGCTCCTGCGGCAGGTGGACTTGGACGCGATGCTCGGAACGGCGAATTTGGAACTTCCTCCGTCGCTCACGCCCGCGGATGCAGAAGCCGAGCCGCCACCGGCTGAAGAACTTTCACAGACCCTCCTGGAGGATGAGGAATCGGAACCGTCCATCCCCGCGCCTCCCGCGGCCCCGCCCGTTCCTCCCGTCGGAGGGAAAAAGGTGGAGGACACGCTGCGCGCAGTGGACCTGGACGCCATCCTGGGGGAAATCAAGCCGCAGCACCTGCGCGAAGGAGAACTTTCCTCGGCGGAAGGGGGAGAGGGAAGCGCGTCCGAAGAGCCGCGGAAAGGGGAGTTCCTTCCCCTCACCAAAGAAGCCCCTCATGCGGCAGTCCCTCCCGCGGAACGGGAGAAAATCCTTTCCGTGGAAGCGCATCCCACCCGACCGGGACAGAGGCAGCCGGGGTTCTGGGAACGTTTCGCCTTCTGGCGCAGGTCTGCCGCTCCCGGCGCGCATCCCGCTCTTTCCCGGTCGAAAGCAGCAGAGGTGCGCATGGACATACCACTCGGTGCCGACTCGGCCGCCCCCGGGAAGGAGAAGACGGCGAAGGCGGAGGAACAGCCCGGCGCCCCCGTGGACTTGGATGCCGTACTGCAGGCGCAGGAAAAGGACGGCGGAAAATTCCTGCAACCGCAGGGAGGAACGTTCATCCGCAAGCAAATGCTGCCCCCCCCGTCCCCGGGAATGCAGCCCGCCCCGCTGCTTTCGCAAGCGGCGGACGCCGCTCCTCCCCGGGAGCTGACACCCGAGGAGAAGCAACAACTGGAGGGGATGCGCAAGCGCCAGCAAGAAGACGAGAAAGCCTTGCGGGAGCAGGCGGAGAAGCACCGTAAAGAAGAAGAGGCACAGAAGAAGAAAGAACTGGAAGCGGCGCAACAGGTGCAGGTCCCCAGCACGGCTCTCCCCAAGAAGCGGCTCTCCCTCCGCAGCCGCGAAAACATCTTCGTGGGTATCACCAATACCCTCCGCCATGTGGGTATGGGGAAGGAGCGGTTCCAAATCATCCAGAACCTGGCGACCATGCTCAATGCGGGGTTGCCGCTCATCGATTCCCTGCGCACGCTCCAAATGGAGACGCACAACAGACAGGCGCGCGCCCTCATCCAGCGCATTGTGGACAGGGTGGAGAGCGGAAGCCCGCTGTGGCGCGCCATGCAGATGGAGCACTTCTTCACGCCGGATGCCTTGGCCCTGGTCCGCATCGGGGAGGAGGCGGGGAACCTGGCGGAGAACATGCAGTACTTGTCGGGCCAGCAGGAGAAGGATGAGGCGCTGCGGGGGAAGGTGAAGATGGCCATGATCTATCCCGCCATCGTCCTGGTCCTCATGATCATCGTCATCATGGGGCTGGGGATGTTCGTGCTGCCCAACCTCATCAGCGTGCTCTCGTCTCTCAATGTGCCGCTGCCCCTGGTCACGCGGCTCTTGATCGGCTTCACCAACATGTTTGCGGAACATGGCACCACCATCTTGCCCGCCACGATCGCGATCTCCATCCTTCTTGCGATCCTGGTGAAGTACACACCTCTGCAGATCGTGTTCCAGTGGTTCATCTTCCGCATTCCCGGCATCGGAGCCCTCCTCTGGGAAGCCACCATTGCGCGCTTCGGCGTGATAGTGGGCGGCCTGCTCCAAGCCGGCGTGCCGCTGGTGGATTCGTTGCGTTCCCTGGTGGACGTGACCACCATCATCGCCTACCAGAGGTTTTACCAGCGCCTGCTGGACCACATCCTCGTGGGGGATTCCTTCAGCAAGAGTTTCGCCGCCATCCGCGGGAGCAACAAACTCCTCCCCCTCTCCGTCCAGCAGCTGGTGATGACGGGGGAACGCACGGGATCGCTCTCGAAGATCATGCTGAAGATCGCGGACATCTATGAGAAGAAGGCCAACGAGACCGCGCAAAAACTGCCGGTGATTCTGGAACCGATGTTGCTCCTCTTCATCGGCGCGCTGGTGGGGACCATCGCCTTCGCCATCATCGTGCCCATCTACAGCATCGTGGGGAGCGTGAATCAATGA